One region of Clostridiaceae bacterium genomic DNA includes:
- a CDS encoding LysM peptidoglycan-binding domain-containing protein codes for MNRRYILVNKRRFIVIVAMALMIISTLIFSASAQGFKEINYITVKIQKGDTLWSIAEKYGGNSDIRKYIFEIKKANNLLNSQIYEGDELKIPVY; via the coding sequence ATGAATAGAAGATACATACTTGTAAACAAGAGAAGATTTATTGTAATAGTTGCCATGGCTTTGATGATTATTTCCACTTTAATATTTTCTGCATCGGCACAGGGCTTTAAAGAAATTAATTATATAACAGTAAAAATTCAAAAAGGAGACACATTATGGTCTATTGCTGAAAAATATGGAGGTAATTCAGATATAAGAAAATACATATTTGAGATAAAAAAAGCAAATAATCTTTTAAACAGTCAAATTTATGAAGGAGATGAGCTGAAGATACCGGTATATTAA